Proteins from a genomic interval of Hoplias malabaricus isolate fHopMal1 chromosome 13, fHopMal1.hap1, whole genome shotgun sequence:
- the LOC136664950 gene encoding protein VCF1 isoform X1, which yields MLSEKRKRQHARGDDEDAQLMPQAKRSSTTHRSSEISQEAWEAESSSSDSSGVSSPEHAAGSSSSPSSQYGVDNLATLSGLGPCSPLCSSSDQTGPSSLGSYHHINQVLREAHFQSLQNRGQTRDR from the exons ATGTTGTCTGAAAAAAG GAAACGTCAGCACGCTCGTGGTGATGATGAGGACGCACAGCTGATGCCTCAGGCCAAGAGATCAAGCACAACACACCGGTCTTCTGAGATAAGTCAAGAAGCATGGGAGGCTGAG TCCTCCAGCAGCGACAGCAGTGGGGTCAGCAGTCCGGAGCATGCGGCCGGGAGCAGCAGCAGCCCCAGCAGTCAGTACGGAGTCGACAACCTGGCAACCCTCTCTGGCCTTGGTCCCTGCAGTCCTCTCTGCAGCTCCTCTGACCAAACTGGCCCCAGCAGCCTGGGCTCCTATCACCACATCAACCAGGTCCTCAGGGAGGCCCACTTCCAAAGCTTGCAGAACAGAGGACAGACCAGGGACAGGTGA
- the LOC136664950 gene encoding protein VCF1 isoform X2: MPQAKRSSTTHRSSEISQEAWEAESSSSDSSGVSSPEHAAGSSSSPSSQYGVDNLATLSGLGPCSPLCSSSDQTGPSSLGSYHHINQVLREAHFQSLQNRGQTRDR; the protein is encoded by the exons ATGCCTCAGGCCAAGAGATCAAGCACAACACACCGGTCTTCTGAGATAAGTCAAGAAGCATGGGAGGCTGAG TCCTCCAGCAGCGACAGCAGTGGGGTCAGCAGTCCGGAGCATGCGGCCGGGAGCAGCAGCAGCCCCAGCAGTCAGTACGGAGTCGACAACCTGGCAACCCTCTCTGGCCTTGGTCCCTGCAGTCCTCTCTGCAGCTCCTCTGACCAAACTGGCCCCAGCAGCCTGGGCTCCTATCACCACATCAACCAGGTCCTCAGGGAGGCCCACTTCCAAAGCTTGCAGAACAGAGGACAGACCAGGGACAGGTGA